In Lolium rigidum isolate FL_2022 chromosome 3, APGP_CSIRO_Lrig_0.1, whole genome shotgun sequence, the genomic window CTGATCGACGGGCAGTCCCTCCTCCCGCACACTCTCTACCCGGCGCCGCTGCGGGACCTCAAGCGGTGGTACGCCGCCGAGTTCGGCGACTACCTCATGGCCAACCCGCCGGCCTTCCTCCGCGGCCTCTTCTGGCTCGAGCTCGCCTTCCTCTGGCCACTCGCCGTCGCCACCCTCTACGGCGTCCTCACCCGTCGCCGCTGGGCCGCCACCACCTCCCTCATGGCCGGCGTCACCACCCTCACCTCCATGGTAACTCAATCTTCCGCGCTATTCTCCCTGATCTGACACGGCCTCTGCTTCGGATCTGTGAGGCGCAGAGGCCAACTTCACGGATCCATCGACGCGTGGCTCCTGGCGCGATGATAAATTCAGAATTTTAGGACGAATGAAATGAAATACGTGAGTAGTTCTTCAGTCATGACGCTTGTAGTTCGCGCTAGTCCATTTCTTCGATTTGATCTGGGCTGAACACCGTTAATTCTAGCTAGTGCAGAGATTGCTTTGCCTCTCAGTAGAGTCATTTCTATTTTCTAGATGTATGTTCATGCTTACTTATTCAGTATGAATATTCTGATCCGGGGCAACGATTGAGTGATGTCGATCCAAAATAAATGAGCAACCAGTTTGAACTGTGGAAATTTAATTTCAAACTACATTGGCTGGGTTGCATTTCCTACTTCTCAGTTGAATAGTTTTCAGCGTCATCAACTTCAGTAACTAGTATAGCATATCACTCTCCTGGCACGATGATAAACGAAATACTTCTCAAGTTATGACGCTTGTAATTCACGCTAATTCATCCATTCGATGTAATCTGCGTTGAACATCGTCTCATTTCGAGCTGGTGCAGATATTGCTCTGCCTCTCAGTAGAGCCatttctagatttattttcatGCTTATTTATTCAGTATTATCAATGCTCTGATCCGGTGCAACGACTGATATCGATCcaaaaaaattaagcaacaaattTAAACTCACAAAACTTTATTTCATTCTACATTGACTGGTTTGCCTTTCCTACTTCACAATCAAATAGTTTAGCAGGTTTTTCAGCGTCATCAACTTCAGTCACTAGCATAGCGTATCAATCTTGTGACAGTTAAAACATCATCCCCTTTCAACGGATTATCTCGATTTATTTCTAATAGTGATTGCAACTGTTTCAGTCCGCGATACTTGGTGAACTGTTGGGCTCAGGAAGGGCAACACCGAAGCTGCTTCAGGTGTATGGTCCGTACATTGTGTTTGCAGTGATTGCAATTATGCGTGGCCTCTGCTCTAATTCGGTGCCTTCCACCGCTGCATCCAATGCTCAGAAGACAAGGAAGAAGAGGGTCTAGATCAAACATGCTTTTCTGATATTTTAGGAGCCATGTTATAAAAATTCAAGTGACACTTGATGTAAGATGATTTGTTATGAGAAATTTTGTTGAACATTCGTTCCATCCGGCATATACATATCATTCGACCAGGAGAAGACCAACAAGTGGAATGTAGTGTCCTTGCTGTCAAAGTAGAATTTATTCACAGTTTGAAAGGATTATTATACTAGTAGTACATCCGTTCTAAGAAAGATACTTCTGTGACAGTTTGAAAGAATTTATTCTACAACTTTGACAGTTGATATGGCATATTGATTGTTGGAAAATAATACTGTAGCATTACGTCAGTCATTGAATTGTTTATAACTAGTACATGCCGCAGGGTGTGTCTGCGGGATTTGCAAGGGATGTATTTAGTTCGACTATTACAGATGAAAGACAAACATAAGTGTACATAGATCAACTCTTCATTAGCTAAATAACTAGTACTCCGTACAATATAAACTGCAAGATGTGTGAAATGATTATTTATATCTTATTTTCTGAAACTAAGGAAACTGTATGATTTTCCGTTTCTTTTAAATAAAACCTAgcaaagaaaacataaaaaagaCGGTAGACAAGAAGAGTTAAATTACCACGAAATACGCAAGTATGCAATACGAGAGAAAATAATAGCACATAAGTTAAATCCAACAGGTAATACAATTTATGATGAAGTGGCTTAATATGAGAGAAGCTTTAGATATCAATTAGTAATTCTTAGTGGGGAAATATAGGATACATCACAAATCATCCAAAAGGAAGTATCAAGTGCAATTGCCAAAGTAAAAATAGATGGTAGACCATACTACTGTACACATATACATGTTACATATACAATATTGTAGCACatatacatgttacatatataataTTGTAGCAAACCACAAGGGCAGACCATACTACTGTACTGACTGGATACTTATTCTGCCGTCTCATAGTGACATACCAATTGACTCTTAACTAACAGAAACACTGAAGATACAGCCCCAGACTAACCATAATCTTTGCAGAGCAAGACAGGTTGATGGGCATCAGATAGATATACTTCTTTCCTAAAAGCATCACAACCATAATGCTGGCCCCAAGCGAGCGATTGGTATTGACAGCATTAAGGCATCACCAGGATAATATGATAGACACAGCAATCTACTGGGCTGACATAATTACAGGCATGGCGGCAAAGATCATCCGAGATGCAGGGATGTGTTAGAATGAAATAAGCTACTGTAAGGATTTCGTGTTGTTTGAGTTTGAGGTAGTCCATCTTCTAAAGCAACAAGTTCGTGTCATCTGGATCCACAGAGTTGCCAGCTTCATCACCGAGCCCCCCTTCATGGAGTAGGTCCTCCCAGAAATCATCATTCAGCTCCCCACTGGGCCTGCTTCTCAGTTGCCCAGAGCTGCTAGAAGTGGCACCCTGTTGCACTTTGGCTCCTTTCGTCCCCACAGACGAGCTTTCAAGATCGGGTGCAAAGCCATTGACAAACGAATCCACCGGCTCATGCGGCTCAAACATTACCTGTGACCCTTGCTCGAGGCTAGAGCCAGTGCCTATGCTATCAACAACTTCTGGTCCCTGATCGATGCGGCGCCTTCTCTTGTTAGAGATGGCTTCTTCGAGCTCCTTCCTCATCTCACTCTGGGAGATCAGCTGGCGTATGAATTCAGGATTCTGCATGACTCGTGCCAAGAAGGACATCATCTGCTGCTGCTTCTGCTCAGTTCCTTGCAGCCTCTGTTCCATGGCTTGAAGATTTGACCTTGTGTTCTGTTGCTCCTGCCTGAGCTTCACCACTTCAGCCATCAAGAGCTGCTTGTCCCTTTTCAACTGATCCATTTCCCCATCATATCCAAAGTGCCCCACCTCAAGGTAGGAGGCAAGAGATTGCTGATTTGGAGACCCATGCGTAGGTTTGCGACGCTTAATATTTTTAAGAAGGTGCCTCTGCCCCCTTAAGAATCCTTCATTTGCAAATTCCCACCTGTCGGGATCTACCTTTCTGAAGCCCTGCCGAAGGCAATAACAACCATATTAGAAATTGGATGGACCATTCAAATTAAACAAGGCAAATAAAATTTCTCCAACAGAAAGTTAATTATTCAAATAATTTTAGATAAACAACAGTGacaaagagagagagggtgtgGAGAGATGAAACTGTAAGAATATCTCCAATTTACCTCTTTATGACAGGTTTCAGTTCACTTGATACATTTTTCAGTTTGCTGATTTCAGTTCTTCACTTTATTTGTCAactttcctcttcatcttcatcctttaATATTCTATAAACTGGAAGTTTACTCAGGGCAAAATGAAGCATCAATTGAAATATTTCTAAAGGCAAACAAATGAATTATGAATTGGAAGATTTTAATCGACTGCACACATGCCCTTAAAGAATTCACAAGGTAAGAGGTGGCATCTAGTCGACTGCACACATGCCCTTAAAGACTTCACAAGGTAATAAAAATTGAACATAGaggtttacttttttttttgagagggaaCATAGAGGTTAACCGATAGCCCAAATCTCCCTATATGAAAATCTCAAGGTTCTCTTAGAATGCAACAACCATCCAGAAAAATCCAACACCCACAAGTTTCTCAGATAAAAGGACAATCCACGGTATCGGCAGTGTTGCTACAGGCAACAGAGACACTAGTATAACAAACTTTCTCTTTCGTCTTTCTTGTTTTTTGCCAAAATATATATGGATGATAAATTACGTTAAATGGTACAAAGGTTTCAAAATTTTCCATCTTCAATTTGAAAACACGACGATATAAGGCTTTCAGCTTGTTTTATGGTTATCATATGCTTTTAACTTCCAAATTATCAACTAATGCTGTAGTTTTGGATTTTACTCAAGAACTTTGAAGCTTGGTTATTTCAAAGATTATTCTGAACCGCCGCATAAAAATAAAAGGAACTACCAGTTGGATTTAAGGATATCATATGCTTGTACATTCCAAATTAATGTTTCAGCGGATTCCGTAGTCTAAAATTTCACTCACACACTTGCAATTTTTGTCGGCCATAATTCGAGGTTATTTATGAATTACTGCATAAAACGAGAACATCACACAGACTACCAAGTATCGACTATCATTCTATCAGTTATTTCTTCTGAAGACCAAATTAACCATTTAAATAATTTCAGATAAACAACACTAACAAAGAGAGCGGGAGTGGAGAGATGGAACGGTATGTACTTTACCTCTTTCCGACAGGTTTCGGTTCACTTGATACATTTTTCAATTTGCCGATTTAATTCTTCACTTTATTTTTCAACTTTCCTCTTCATCTCAATCCTTCAATATTGAACCGGAAATTCACTCAAGGTAAAATAAAGCACAGTTGGAAGACTAGGCAAACAAATAAAGTATAACCTGGAAATTTTTATCACAAGATGGAGGTGATAGCCTAATTAGAACGTGTAACACCTAATCGGAGAAACACTACCATGAAACCATTGGGTTGGTGACTGCACACATGCCCCCAAAGACTCAACAGGGTCAAGGAACTTGAAAACATAGGTTAAACCATAGCCCAAATCTCCCCAAAAGTTGAAAATTGGTCTTACAACAACCACAGGTTTCTCGGATAAAAGAACAATCCCTGAGTGTCAGCAGTGCTGCTACAGGCAACACAGACGGTATTATAACAAACTTTGTCTTTTATTTTTTTGTACTTTTTTGGCCAAAATATATACTGATGATAAATTATGTTCGCTGGCTTTAGAAAATTTGAATTTTATCCATGTTTATAAAAACTAAAACACGACTATTTTAGACTTTTAGCTTGATTTCGTTAACTCCCACATTGTAGTCAACTATTTCTGTAGGTTTGGGATTTACTCAAGCTTTGCGACTTGGTTATTTCGAGTATTTATCTGATCCACCGCATAAAAAGAAAAACAGCACACAAACTACCAGCTGGATCTAAGGTTGGCGTATGCTGGTACGCCGCAAATTGATATTCAGCTGATTCTGTAGGTTTAAAATTTTACTCACATGCTTTGGTTTTGATAATTCGTGGGTTCTTATGAATCACTGCATTGCACGAAAACTACCAAGCATCGACTATCATGCTATTGGTTATTTCTTCTTAGGTACCTAGTTGCGCATCTCTACAATATCTTGCAGCATCACTTGAGTAAAATCAAAACCCCCTCCATAAAGATGGATATCTAGGTAGTGCATGTCTATACGAGCACTTCGATGTTACAGGTAGCCGGTAACTTCCACTGTCAATCACCCCCCTACCTATCTTGATctatcaaacgctcgctgttcccCTGGCCAACCCTTGAGCTAGAGCTGACAAAAGGGCAGCGTGAGGCAAAATTGGATATATGAATTTTTCAGTAATCCCAAGGTGGGGAAATGCTTGGTACTTGTTAGCCATCTTATAATTGAAATGGAAACTATGAAATGAAGACCAATTTAGCCAATTGTTCAAGTATACCATAATAGATTCATACTAATCAATCAAGCTAACCAATCCAGCTAACCAATCCAGTTATTCCATTACCATAGCCAAgagacatgtgaagaatcaaatgCTTATACTCACTACAAATGTTACCCAATCCTAACTCTTCTGCCTTAGTGATGAGCACTAATTTTAGCATACAAAGGGCGAGACCAGCAAGGAGGAGGGGAGGGGGGCAAAACTTACGTAGGTGTTGAGCTGTCGTACGAAGCTGGAGAAGTTGTTGTGCTTGAAGTATCGCGGGAGCAGCACGGTCCCGAAGAGGTGCGGGTCCCAGACGACGAAGCTGTTGTTGGTGGCGCTCCAGGACACGACGGCGTCTGTGGTGGGGTCGTCGACCATGTCGTAGGTCTTGGCGAGGAACGGCGTCGGGCCGGCGTGGTCCGCGAGCCCCTCCAGCGGCCTCGGCGCGCCGCCGTTGGCCGCCGCCGCAGCGGTCGCCGAGGAGGGGTGGCCGTTCTCCACCTTCACCGGTTGCATCGCCCGGTGGCTCATCGCAGCGGACGACAGACGGCGTgggcgtgagagagagagagagcagttgAGAAGGATGGGGACTGGTAGGAAGCCGCTTTGGGAATGGAAGGTTCTGGAAGGCCTCGATCTTGTGGAAGCGGTGGTGGGGATTATCCTCCTGGATCCGTCAGAGAAGACGGCGACACGTGGCCAGACAGATGCGCACGGGCCCAGTGGGCCGACAGAGGCCTCCAGCGAGTCGGGCCGGACCTCACGGGTACAGCCCACGGATCCAACGGGCCCGCGTTTACTTGCACGGCAAACCTTCCACGCGAAGGCACCGACCGACCTGGACGAGGCAGTTGGTCTTCTTCTTCCGTGTCCAACCAAACGAACCGTAGCATTTGCTTTCTCTCCCCACCAGCCTCCTCCGACGACCTCCCCACgaccgaaaccctagccaccgcgcgcgcgcgaaGATGTTCGCGTACCAGAAGGCGCCGGACCTGGAGGCCGGCGACGGCTCCTCGCTGCTCTACCCGGGGATGGAGGAGAGCCCGGACCTGCGCTGGGCGCTCATCAAGAAGATCTACGTCATCCTCTCCATCCAGCTCGCCATGACCGCCGCCGTCGCGGGCTTCGTCGTCAAGGTCCCCGCCGTATCCGAATTCTTCGTGTCCTCCAACGCCGGCCTCGGCGCCTACATCGCGCTCCTCATCCTCCCCTTCATCGGTACGCCCTCCTCCCCCCACCCCGTCCCTCTTCCTGGAATTCGCGCGCGCCCTGACCGATTGATTGATGGAGATTTGGGTTCGTGCCTGCTGCAGTGCTGTTCCCGCTGCACTACTACCACCAGAAGCACCCGGTCAACCTCATCCTGCTCGCCATCTTCACCGTCTCCATCAGCTTCGCCGTCGGCATGACGTGCGCCTTCACCAGCGGTAATAATGCAGCGACCGTTTCCCTTGCTCTATCTCAATCATTGTTAGTTGCTCACCACTGGATGAAGTTTTAAGTATATTATGGTTCAATTGATTGAGCATATAAACTTGTGGGATAGATACTAGTTTAATTGCGACGAATAGACTTAATCATTGTTAGTTGTTCACCTGTGGATGAAGTTAAGCATATGGTCCAATTGATTGAGCATGTGGGATACTAGTTTAGTTGCGACGAATATATAGACTCAATCATTGTTAGTTGCTCACCTGTGGATGAATATATGGTTCAATTTATTGAGCATATGAACTAGTGGGATACTAGTTTAATTGCGACGAATAGACTGTTTTCATTAGGAATCCTTTCCTTGCTTGCATCACTCACTGAAATCATTGTTAGATATGTGCCTGTTGGTCAGTTTTGTAATTTGCTCCAACGAGTATTCGGATCAGTTCCCTAAGGTAGTGCACCATAGAACTAAAAGGACGCCACTATTGACACTTGGATTTTGTTCCACCAGTAATAGGGCTCAATAGGTTTATTCACTCCCTCCATTATCCTATGATTTCTTGTTTCTGTACTCAAACGGTGCTAGATATGTCGGTATGGATGGGTTTTTCGTTTGGTCTTTTTTGAGCATCAACAACAGCTATGCTGATAGTACTGATTTGAAACCACTTTTAACAGTGGGAATCTGTTCTATGATTTGATTTCCAGCACAGGCATATAGAACATGTTGCTGGTGTTTCGATAAGTTGAACATCTCATGCATGGAAATTTTGGATTGCTACATGGAATGCAAAGCATCAGCATATTTATGTGTGTGGCGCTTTGGTACACAGAACCTTGCTGCAATAATAGAATGCAACACTTTGTAGACCCTTCTGATTACAGGATCCTGTTTGTGTTTGTATAGCTAGCATGTTTTTGTTGTCTCAAGGTTCAAGGTTGTTACATATAAATGTTATAATTATCACAGCCCTATTTTCTGATATGTCAGGAGAACTTAGCAAATGTAGCAAATGACGTTCTAGTTGCCCCTTCCCATCATGTTATGATAATTGCTAATCTTTCATAACTTTGTGCTATCATTAAGGGCCAACCTTTTCATGGTTCAGAAATATTATCATGTACCATCCAACATGGAATCATTGTGCATATCAGCGCGCCTCTGTAGAATCAATCCTTCTTCAGTTTTCTTCGTGTTCCATTGTTGTAAGGTTGCCTGGTAGTGGTTCCCTTttgtttttatttccctttatacgtTTTACCCTTGTTGTGCTTTTTGACATTTTGGAAACAGAATTTTTTTGACCTACCTTTTTCAACAGCAACATAGTCACCTGTGTATTTTTCCTGCCTGCATATGTTGTAAcgggcatgtcataaatattcctACAATCAGTCAACCATTGATATACAATCACTTTAGCTCTGTATATAAGGTCCAGAGAAATTACTTAAATACTCCGAATTTTCTGTGGAAGGCACCCCCTGTTGAAATCTTTCCCCAAGCCCAGGGGTCAGAAGGGGTTGGAGGTGCTCTAGATGGCATATTTCAGAGCTCAACAATGAATTAATTGTTATTAGTTAAAAAATGCTCAGTTTACTCTTTGATTTTGAGCGAATTATGTTGGGTGCTATTCGCCAAGCACTTGAGATATCACTGCATGTTCGGATTTTGTAAGACCTACCTTTTTGGATTTGATGCTGGGGCATAACTGATGACTGTTGAGGGCTTTGGCATCCCCttcttgcattattttattaTTATCATGAATTTGATTATTGGATGTTCGAATTAGTTGTTAGTGCTTGTTCGGAAAATATCAGAAGTACTCTCGGTTATTATTCATGTGCTTTTGCCCTGTTTTTATGTGCCCTGGCCCCTGGGACTTGTTAATACTCTTCAACAGGAGTAGTACACATCAACTCAGTATAGGTCATATGCAGAAAATTGATTGTAGCATTTTGTGTGAACAGGAAAAGTCATCTTGGAGGCTGCAATTCTCACAGCGGTGGTGGTGATCAGCTTGACTGCTTACACTTTCTGGGCTGCAAAGAGAGGCCATGACTTCAACTTCCTTGGCCCCTTCCTGTTTGCGGCTCTTATGGTGCTGATGGTGTTCTCATTAATCCAGGTTGGATAGCTGCACCTTCTCACTAACTACTGTATCTTGAAACATATGCTTATTGAGATGAAAATATTGCAGAACTTGTTTTGGTTATGTTCGTTTGTGCATGATATTAATAACACTTCTGCTGGCAGATCTTCTTCCCACTGGGCAAGCTCTCTGTCATGATATATGGTGGCATCGCATCGCTTATCTTCTGCGGCTACATCATCTACGACACGGACAATATCATCAAGCGCTACTCGTACGATGAGTACATCTGGGCCGCTGTGTCGCTCTACCTCGACATCATCAATCTGTTCCTGTCTCTTATGCAAGTGCTGCGGGCAGCTGATAGCTGAGCGCATCCAGGCCTCCTCTGCTTGATTTAGTTACCTAGCTTGTGCATATAAGAAATTCATGAATCCCTCTGATCCATGTAGTCATTATCAGTAAATTCTCTTGATACTGTCGGAGTCTCAATATCTCCCTTACCCACTTCCAGCATATGCGATGTCTGTTTACTTTCTCCATTGATGAAAATATGAGTATTGGTGGGTTGAAGTTGTAAGACGCATGAACTTAATTCAAAGTATCTCATTTTACTGCTCCATTTTATATGAAAATCCGGGTGCTTTGATCTTGTGATATAGCTCTAATTTAAGAAGCATACAAGCGTTGGAGAGAAAGGGAGAGGGAATTACAAGGTTGGTGTTGGGCGGGCATGACTGCACCGCCAGTTCAGCGCAATGCTACCATTTATCTTCAGACAACCTAGCATTGAGATCTCTAGGCTGCTGAGCAAATGACCTTGTCGCCAAGCCAGGCCACTGGGCTGTAAAGCCAATTCTTTCTGAACTCTTCAGGAAAAAGAGGATGCAGTCTGACTGCATTATCAAAGTGTAGAGATCGATCAGGCTTAAACTCTATGCAGCTGATTATTTTCTGAGGCATTTTTAAAGGTGCCAGGAAAATCTATACTAGGCAGTTATCATACTGGCTGCAAACATTGAAGCAGCATGCATCGCACTAAAGGAGTCAAGCAATATCTTAAACCAATATTTGCTAGCAATTTGGACTACCCTTTTGTAAATCTAGTACGTACTCCCTCTTTCCATAAAGGATGTCTCAGATACAGTGTCTAGGTTCattcaaattttaacaaatctaagacatcctaGGATGAAGAGAGTATCTCTCTTTCAGAAATTACAATGTGCAACTAGTTGTCTTAGATTTCTAGTCACTATTCGGTGTTAGATACTGTCATACTTCTTTCTTATCTACTTGCCGATGGTCTTTTGTAGTCTCTGCGTCCCCCCGTGGAAAGATTTAGTATGTAGGCCATGGTTGCTAATGGAGTAACGTCTTACTTTGCCAAAACAAAAAAAGTTTTAAACGTTTGGCTCTCATGTTAAAACTTTAAGCGCATGTGGCATTGTGGCGCATCCAATAACAATTCAGTGAAATTCATGTTTCTCGATACTAAATTTAGTGAAATTCACGTCTAAAACTTCATTTTGTCTGTCGATGGCGATCAGGAAGATGCTGGAGACTCGAAAGGAGACACGAGGAAATCGTTGTTTCGAGCAACCAGCCAAGAATAGAGGAAGGCATAGCCGACAATCGGCCATGACCTCTAAAAAGGACTTGTCGCCCATGGCTCGCGCAGCCTATCTACCATTCGCGAGGACGCCACGAGCAATCCTCGAGCTTGGAGAAGCGAGGCGCCGGAGGTACGTAGCCGGGCATGGGCAAGCACgacaagcaccaccaccaccaccaccaccacgacgtGGAGGCGGCCTACCCGACGGAGCACGACGGCTACATGATCGAGACGCCGGAGCTCCGGTGGGCCTTCATCCGGAAGGTCTACGTCATCGTGTCGCTGCAGATGTTCGTCACGGTGGCCGTCGCCGGCGCCATGTACCTCACCCCCGCCGTGAGGAACTTCTTCCTCTCCCAGACcctcgccgcgctcgccgccttcatcgtcatcctcatctCCCCCCTCCTCGGTACGCACGCACGAACATAGCTAGCTAGCTTCACGATGGCACGAACAATGCCGCTCGCGTTCTAGCTAGCTCGCCATTGATCGATGCGGTTGCTTATGATGTGCAGTAATGCTGCCGATGGTGTACTTCCGGCAGAAGCACCCGATCAACCTGGTGTTCCTGTTCATCTTCACCGTCTGCATCAGCGCCTCCGTGGGGCTGGGCTGCCTCACCAAGCGAGGGCCGATCATATTCGAGGCGGCCGCCATgacgctcgtcgtcgtcgccgggctCACCGCCTACACCTTCTGGGCGGCCAAGCGCGGGCACGACTTCGAGTTCCTCGGACCGTTCCTCTTCGCCGCCTGCCTCATCCTCTTCATCTACGCGCTCGTCATGGTGCTGTTCCCCCTGGGCAAGACGGCGGCGCTGGTCTACGGCTGCATCGCGTCGCTCATCTTCTCGGCATTCATCATCTACGACACCGACAACCTCATCAAGAGATACACCTACGACGAGTATGTTGCGGCGTCCATCACGCTGTACCTCGACATCATCAACCTCTTCAGGGCGATCCTCATCGCGCTCGAAGGCGCCGAATGATGGATCGATCATACAAACCAGCCAGAGATGATTGTCATCCTCCTTCTGCTCCGTGTATGCTAAACTAGATTTGATCATACGTAGATTCTGATGTAACCTGACGTGCTCTCTGATTAACAGAAAATATTGCCAATCGAGTTATCATTTCACGTCATCAAGGCAACATGAAAAAAAGATACATAATCGAAAACGACAACTCCCAGGAAATGATCAGATGAATGCGATTGATAAGCAGCAAGACAACATCGATATTCTGCCACATGTAAGCTAAACTGGATCGATTATATATGGATTCTCATTCTCGTGTAACATTATGTGTTCTGCATGGCTGGAGATTTACAGAGAAACATTGGCAATCCAGTTATGGCCTCAGCACATTTTCACTTAAGGCAATATGAACAAAGACAAGACCAGAGCAAATTGAAAACAACAAATTCCCCGGCAAAAGAAGATGAATATGAATTTCCTGAAGAGGGAACATCGTTTCATTTGTGACACAAGCCCAACTTGAAATTGCAGCCTGCACGAGGCCAACAGGCAATCGCTCTAGCATAGACCGAGAGACATGAAGCCCTTAAATACCACACGTTTAAAATGGGGCACAAAGTTGCCAGGATCAACCACAAGTTTTCCCAACAGTTAACTGTTTACACCCACTGGAACACACTAACTTAGATGGGACTGCTTAATGCTCTTCTATCTTCTTCAGGTCCTTCATGTTTGTTGTGTCCACGCTGCAAAACACAATTTAGCACGTCAATCACAGGTAACGACGGATTTCCATCAGAAGTGTTCTCTGGGAGGGGACATTTCAGTCTGCAATATCTATGAGGTCAAATTTTGATGCACACTCAGATGCTGGAAATAAGAACAGACTGTTTTTTTTTACAAATTCTATCACAATTCTTGCACATTCCATGTTAGGAAAATGTAAGATAATTGCTTTCACCATTCAATTTCGTTTATTTCTAAAATACATCCTGTTATGTTACTAAAATCTATAATAAAATATAAATAGATTGTTGTGCAGCTTCAATGTTAGGAAACTACAGATGCTCATTGCATAACTAGGATCTATTCTCTTGACAGAACAGAACCAACATATGCATAGCTATGTTCAATAGCAAGGAGTtgcagtctcactaaattatgttATCTGTCATCAAGCACAAAAGTCGATTACATGTTCCAAATCCAGTTGACATGATTATCGTCCAACACTAATGCTCACGAACTAAACAACCTGAAAAACTAGCTCAATATGTAATTTGACTCTCCCTTCTAGTAATTCTAAATTTAGTATCGCACCATGATGTTCTAGATCTATAGTCACTCCTGCTTCAGAAATGATGACTACAACTATTTTTTATCTTCACTGAATCATAAACCTCCCATATTCTGAGCAATCCAACTAAAAGAGCAATACAATATGTGCGCCAGGTGCAAATTAGGAAACAAGCGCTAATATAACTTACGTTGTTCCATAAAGCGCAATCTTCTGAATTTGTGTGATGTCAGCTCCGCTTTGATTGTCTTCAATAAACATAGTCAAGCTGGAATGGGAAAAAAAGAGGTTATAAGAATAGGATAGGATAACACTAACAAAATCCCTGTTC contains:
- the LOC124700873 gene encoding sigma intracellular receptor 2-like yields the protein MGVVSAVADAVVVLFTLTIVVAAPLIDGQSLLPHTLYPAPLRDLKRWYAAEFGDYLMANPPAFLRGLFWLELAFLWPLAVATLYGVLTRRRWAATTSLMAGVTTLTSMSAILGELLGSGRATPKLLQVYGPYIVFAVIAIMRGLCSNSVPSTAASNAQKTRKKRV
- the LOC124704583 gene encoding heat stress transcription factor A-2e-like, whose product is MSHRAMQPVKVENGHPSSATAAAAANGGAPRPLEGLADHAGPTPFLAKTYDMVDDPTTDAVVSWSATNNSFVVWDPHLFGTVLLPRYFKHNNFSSFVRQLNTYGFRKVDPDRWEFANEGFLRGQRHLLKNIKRRKPTHGSPNQQSLASYLEVGHFGYDGEMDQLKRDKQLLMAEVVKLRQEQQNTRSNLQAMEQRLQGTEQKQQQMMSFLARVMQNPEFIRQLISQSEMRKELEEAISNKRRRRIDQGPEVVDSIGTGSSLEQGSQVMFEPHEPVDSFVNGFAPDLESSSVGTKGAKVQQGATSSSSGQLRSRPSGELNDDFWEDLLHEGGLGDEAGNSVDPDDTNLLL
- the LOC124700874 gene encoding protein LIFEGUARD 2-like; translation: MFAYQKAPDLEAGDGSSLLYPGMEESPDLRWALIKKIYVILSIQLAMTAAVAGFVVKVPAVSEFFVSSNAGLGAYIALLILPFIVLFPLHYYHQKHPVNLILLAIFTVSISFAVGMTCAFTSGKVILEAAILTAVVVISLTAYTFWAAKRGHDFNFLGPFLFAALMVLMVFSLIQIFFPLGKLSVMIYGGIASLIFCGYIIYDTDNIIKRYSYDEYIWAAVSLYLDIINLFLSLMQVLRAADS
- the LOC124701364 gene encoding protein LIFEGUARD 4-like, with the translated sequence MIETPELRWAFIRKVYVIVSLQMFVTVAVAGAMYLTPAVRNFFLSQTLAALAAFIVILISPLLVMLPMVYFRQKHPINLVFLFIFTVCISASVGLGCLTKRGPIIFEAAAMTLVVVAGLTAYTFWAAKRGHDFEFLGPFLFAACLILFIYALVMVLFPLGKTAALVYGCIASLIFSAFIIYDTDNLIKRYTYDEYVAASITLYLDIINLFRAILIALEGAE